The Chroicocephalus ridibundus chromosome 8, bChrRid1.1, whole genome shotgun sequence genome includes the window CCTTTCAGTCTGTAGCTTTCATCCTTTAAGCTTTTGCTTGGAATTTCATGAGGCCAAATAATACTAACAAGGGTAAACTACTTGAAGTTTCcgacagaaaaaaagagagcattGATTTTTATTAAACCTTCTTTGCTTTCTCACTTGCCTACAGGGATTGCCATATGTATGTAGAAGGCTTTGGCTCTGGCTTTAAGTTCTTGATTGATGCTTCCTGCTTAGTAGGAGTAGTGTTATGCTTTTAGATCAGCTGCAAATGGTTATGAGTTATTAACTGACTATGAGACTTCAAGCCAAGCATCTTGTGTTCCCTTTGCAGAAACGCAGCTGAATGGAGCTTAAAGGGCCACACATGAAAGAACTTGAACACGTTTCTGAAGGTTTAAGATGTGTCTGACAGTGACCTCCTTACCTTACTAATAAAGAAGAGGTTTTCAACAGGAGCTTAGGATATCTTTACTCCAACTTATTAATATACTAACTGGAATGGTGGTGTGACAACAATTCTCCGTAGTACTTACCCTACTACAGAACAGTATTATTTTCTCTACTGATAATGCAACTCAATGGAGGAAAGTAATGTTTTGATAAGCATGCGTGAAGATCGTTCCTTTCATGTGCGATACAGGTAAGATTGTATTAATTTTAGTATGGATGAATAAGTGCTGTTAACAATAGGAAATTAAACAAGTTACAACGAATAGTTTGGTATCTCTGTTACTAGCATTACTGAAACAGAAagctaaaataactttttttctttgcttttctcaatTTTTGAACTATGAAAATTCACTTTTGTTATATAGTAGGTTATATTAGTATAATTGCATGATTGTATAGTATTGGAACTGTGTTGGTTGCAGAATAGTACACgactgtctgtatttttttttatttccgaTAGAATGATATGAAGTATGATCCCTGCATGGTAATCCCTGCTCTCTCATCTTTTAGCGTTTGCGCTGCATGTGCAAATTGTTCTGTCTGCTAAAGTTCTCTGTACTTGCCTCGTTATTGCTTCTATGAGTGATGAATTTTTAGGTGCGCTGTCACCCAGAGTAGTGTTTTCCTTGCTTAAAATAAAGAGATTTGATTGATAGATAGAAACTGCTTTAATACTTTGGGCTAAAAAAGTACTGTTATTGCAAGTTAAGAGGATATGTGATTTCCCtgtatcatttttcttctgaaaatcccCTTTACAGACCTGGGACATCACGTTAGCATTGCAGATTCCCTCTAATGAACCTGAACAACGGAAGCATTGTGTAGTGCATGGTATTTGGACGGCTGGTGTTTGGAAGGGTAAATCTTCCAGCTCATTCAATAGGAAGGGACACAGAAACACTGGAATGATTGCATTCcagtgcagaaataaaaagcGTGGTTCTTCTTGTGTGCTCCCCCCACCCTCTACTCTGGTCATTCTTGCTTTGGAGGCCTTTTCCTTGCTAGCTAACAGGAACAAAGCACTACGCTTACTTGTAAGACAGCACATGCCACGGCTTAAAATTAATCCTGAAAACATTCTGATAGTGTTAAGTTGCTGTTAGATTGgtcttctcttttgtttcatAGAAGTACAGTCTTAGTTCTGGTTAGCAGTGCAGTCAGCAGGAGGAGCTTTTTCATGGTTAGTAAGGAGAAAATTAGCAAATAAACTGTAATTTGCTCTCTGCTCtctttattttgctaaaatcttTACATCGTGACTTTGACAGCAGGAATCCGTAAGTGTGTGAGCATGATGTTTCTTCCGTGCTAAGTGTTTCTGGAATCTGTCTAACTCCCAGAATTCCTGTAACATGTTTACCCACACTGTTGCTGATGCTCTTGGTCCTCCCCAGAAAACTATAGAAGGTCTTTGCtcactctttaaaaaaagcaggagctgTTCAGGGTACTATTATAGAagtaaatggatgaagaaagtGGCACGGCCAATTGTCTGGTTTAAATTGACAAGCCAACAAAAAAATTGGCAAGCACAGTCAGGGCAAAAAGTCTTCCTACCTTATGCTGTATTTCAGTACAGGCTTGAATGATACtgattaacaataaaaatattaatggctTTATTAAACTTTTCTGTGAGAACTGTAATCTgatgaacatttaaaaaacataaaggcataatgctttttactttttttttaaatattaaactttTCTAAAACTTAGAGAAACTGCAGATTAATTCAGTGTATTGAACTGGAATTTTATGATGATTTAACTTAACATCTATAATTTGGAAAGATTTTATTTGGTTGTAGTTTAAAATTTAATGCAGGAAAGAATATGTCATAAATTACTGGGGGTGGTAGTTTTATTTATCGGTTGTttagtgactgaaaaaaaatgctgaagttaATAGGTGGGGCTAATAAGTGATCTATAGAGTAAATATTTGTAGAACGCACTTGTCTTGGCCTGCTAAATTCATACACCAAAAACTTGTAACTGCTTTGATCTTGACTGGAGCAAAAGGACCCAAAATTCAGGTGTGTGGTTTccttgtgtgtgtgcgtgtgtgctgtTTCTAAATTTGCCATCAAACTTAGTTTGACTAAACAAAGGGTTGCTTTGGAGTGGTCCAAGTGGTATGCTTCTGCATGATCTATAGAAACTAAGAATAAGGGCAGGAGTCAGGAACGTTCTGTGATCTTTATTTTAGGATGGTGTGGTTTAGTGATTTTATGCATCTGAATTACAGAGATGtaatagggattttttttgtttgcttctagGTATGTTATGTATATCAACATGTTTCATGGCAAACTGTatggcagccccgctccccctcaatggcaaaaaaatccttttagtGGGAATTGAACAgaataaaactaaattaattgTGTTTAAAGATTGTAGTCATTGATGAGTCTTCTTGCCGCCTTCTAGTGCCTTATTTCATaccagttttctgttctttatttcaagATGAGAACAGCTGCAGGAACGGAGACTccaaaataggagaaaaaaaccagGCAGGCTAGGGTGGAGGCATACACATAGCGTTTATATTCTTACAAATATAAAGGTTCAAAAGAGAATACAAAGAAGGTCAgagaagaacaagggaaaaaagaaaaagaaaggggagttggggggagaggaaggggagaaaagagaagggagcCAGACAAGATGAGAAGCTTAGAGGGACAGATAAGGATGAGGTAGTTTTACAAATGAGAAATTATTCAGGAGATGCCAACCTTTCAGAGAACAGGTCCAGGCAACTATAAACAGAATAACAAAATGAAGCCCTGTATGAGTATTTCCACAGTGATATCTGGAAGAACATTATCCTGTTTAGCAGGAACAGAATTTCATTAGGAGTACACAGATGAATGGGCCTTGTTCTCTTCCCGTCTCTGGGGACTCAATGTATCTTTTGTTTAGCCATTGCGTGTTGAATAAATAAGTAATTCAATTCAGCCCTGGGAACAGAGAAAGTAATTTCATATTCTCCTTGTAACTATTTAATGACTTCCTAAAACATTGATAACCTACCTAGCCCTGGCTAGTCTGTCAATGTGCTATTTAACCATTAGTAGTGACAGTTAAAACTCCTAAGAGGTGATGGCTTTTTAACCGGAGAACATGTATGTAaatcttaaacaaacaaaaaaaccccaccaaaaaccaaCCCAGTTGTGTTAATTTTCGTAACAGTTCTTTaagtaatggagaaaaaaaatccccaaaaaacccaaatctcttCTCAGTCCAGTTTTGGTACTTTATGGATAAGCCtagcaaacttttaaaataactgaatgaTTTCATAGGTCTTATATAACgtgaataaaatattaatgttggGTACAGACAACTggggaaataaatatttcattttctctgttattttctttttttttatagcttgttTAGACTTTGAAGTTCTAGAAGGTCAGTAAGAATGGATACAAATGGAATTATGGCTTTAATTTGCTGTACAGAGTCTAGCGACTTGTTAACCCAACCTTTCTAGAGTTGCACTCAAGACTAGGCTTaaattttggattcttttttaCTCAAACAATTACTAATTCTCATTCTCATTTACTTCCTGTCATTCTGGTTGAATTAAAACACTGTAATAATAGCTGATTTTCACCAGCCTGGGTGTAAGCCTTGGCTTCATAGTTATTTATGTTATGtatgaaaaaccccaaatctttcatttttctaagtctggggttttttgagtCTGGCTTGCAAAGTCAAAAGTTCCTTGATGAAATGGTAATGCTGCCTTGGCATTTGGCAGTCTTtggcactctctgaaattaactgcAGTATATCAGGAAAATTACTGGTCCATAGCATTGTCTGTTATTGTGTCTTTGTGTCTTTTTAAACTATGCCTTTTCTTCATTGATTGGGTGGCTGATGCATCACAGTTGCAAATCAAAACATGATGGGCTTTTTTAATGGGATAAATTCACTTATAGAACTGAGTCCAATATAACATTTTGACTATTATGTCACATAAACATTTTGCTGAAAGCTCTTTTTAACCATTCAAGCTAAAAATCTAAAGAAATGAATGTGATTGTGTAATGGTCTAAATCTTTGCAGTAAGGAGCACCATATTTTCTCGCCGTCACTTTAATTGGACATGTCAGTTAACATGAGGTGCCCGGAGAGAACCTCTTTGGATAGGATTAAGATTACCCAATGAAGTGTTTTAGGTCTTAAACCTTCAGTTGCTGATGGTGTAATCATTTCTGTGTTGTACTTAACGGTACTTAatcatttctgcctttttctgtctTACATTCAACACATGCACAATGTAATAAACACCAGGTTGTGTGTTCTAGCAAATAGGAATGCTTTAACTTCTCTGAGAAGAGTTTCCAAACCTAAAAATACTGCATGTGTTATGGATATCCAACCTGAGAAGTTGGGCCTGGGAAGAACTTCGTGCCTGAGTTGTTATTTGCTGTCTGCATCTTTACCAACTACCAagcatacagtatttttaattgcaaaagttAAATATGTCTGTCATCTCGTTGTGCTTAAATTGTGGAATGTCGAAGACCAGCAGGTATGGTACTATTTTGTATTGGTGGCTTATTTTACTTATGATCCAAATTCTTCTAGTTCTGTGGAAAGTAATTggatttttcaaatatattttcttcttgctcagAATTTAATAGAATACATaacctatttttttctgatttagaaaataaacaaacgtAAGTACTGCAGGTATGTTAAATACTTCATCACTGTCTTGCAAAACAGCTGTCTTCTGGTGTtgccattaaaataacttttggaAAAGTCGACATTTGATTGTTGCTATTACTGATCTATGCATATGAAGGGAAACAGTTTTAGGAATAGAATTCTAAACGGTTTATTCTTACAACCAGGTGAAAATCGAATAATGACATAACGAGGATATCTTTAACTACACCAGTGTTCTGTTTTAGAGTGCAAGCCCTTATACTTACTGTGtaattcttgaagaaaaaaatcaaaacaatataCGAATTTACAAAATTGATGCCCACTTTTTGGCCATATTAGCACACGCTTTTTAAACGCTTACAGAATGTCTTTTACTGAGTTTTCTTGAAAAAGATCTCCTAAAAGTAGAATGATGacatttttgttagctttttaaaatgcatatgtCTTGAAAAAGCTACAGAACTGCATTGCTTCAAGATCAAGAACCTGGtggtcttccttctcctcctcctctcctgtacCTTCTTTGCATCTCAGAACTGGAAAGTAGGAAATGTTTGTATATAGTCATTAACGCTTATTGAAATGTTACCTTTTGTACACCTGAATTCAGAGTAGCAAAAATACATATGAATGTTTTTTGGCAGCTGCAGTTCTCTGAcaacttctttcttcatttttcaaaatctaaTCTTCTACAAATTCTGCTATAAATTAATTCACGAGTATCTTCTTTACTGCTTGCAGTATTTTGTACTGTATAATTACACAATTATTTgctcataataataaaaaatattccagtgGGTTCTGGAATGATGGCATCTCAGTTAAGTAACTTGAATTGACGTACGTTTTGTCATTAATTCAATCtagatcttttttctttacactCTGAGCATTTTCATAGCAGTGCCACTATGGAAAATGATGAAATGCCAAGGAGTATTGAATTACACAGAAAACAATTTTGGGAAAAATAGTCATGGTCTTCAATACACAGGAAtatttgaatttgtttttttttttccataagacaTTTTGCAGGTAACTATGGTATCAAcctaaaaataaaagtgcttaCACTTGTCAAAATCAGTATTTGCCGATAATAGCTTCATTTCTAGGTCACCATTCCAGAATTTTCTACATGATGAAAACTCTGCATTTTTGAATCCTACAGGTGCTATATATGGAAAGAGCAGTGTTTGCATTTCCTCCCTgagacttaaaaagaaagaaagaaaaaacaagttgaAGCTATTTGTTCTAATGTTATATTTGCTTATCACTGTTGAAGTTGCAATTTCCATTTCAGCGTTAGTTTCTGTAATGTTACAGTACCAAGCTCATTGCTTGTACTGTGGTGCTGACAAATAGAGACACTTGGAGTAAAATAACCTCTTCAGAACTCAGGTTATTGGACAAAGTAGTACATTTagagtgacctttttttttctttttacttaaattGTGCAGGATGGAGGCTTCCTGCCTAGAGCTGGCTTTGGAAGGTGAGCGCCTGTGTAAAGCAGGAGATTGCCGAGCTGGTGTATCTTTCTTTGAAGCAGCTGTTCAGGTTGGaactgaagatttaaaaacacTCAGTGCTATTTACAGCCAGTTAGGCAATGCCTATTTCTACTTGCATGAATATGCGAAGGCCTTGGAATACCATCACCATGATTTAACTCTTGCAAGGTAATCTCGTGTCTTTCTTTAGCTATGTTCTCCATTTCATCCCATTTGCGTAGAAATGAGCAGTTGACTGTCATTTTTCTACCAAACCCTGCTATTAATACTGGATAATGAGCGAATGTGGTGATGGCAGAAGGCTGGGGGGTCTGGCAGGTAACTTGATTGTCCTTTAACCTGCGAGCTAATACTTGGTCTAGCACCATAATCTGACTGAGGCCATACCAGGTTTGTGGATAATTAAGTGGCTTCTTTAAATCCCTTTCTTTACCCTTTCCTGTTTCTAAAACTCAGTCTTTCTGGTTCTCCAGAACGTTAAGCTGGCTCTCTTGTTTACTCATTCATGTGTGTCTGTGTAAAATTCATAATATTGTGAAATCTGAAAACCCTGTGCATTTCATGCGCTATTTATGCATCTGACTTTTAACGATTTGGTATAGATCCAATAAAAGACACGGGCACCTAACGTACTTCACCTCAATTTAGGCACAAACTTATTCTTCCCCCTGCCTTAACCTGCCCAAGCGCTGTCACCTTGTGGGAACTTGTTTTGTTGTGTTATTCCCCAGGTATCACAGGCTGAGTGGTTCAGTGCCAGTCTTTTATCTTAGTCTCACTTAGAATCTAGAAATGTAGTATTACCTCTGAGCTTTCTGGGAGACAGTATGTCTCGTAAATAATACAAGACTATGATAGTCAGGTAAAATGCAAAAACAGTTAAACCTCTCTAACGCTGGGGCTGTCTTTCTATATAATCATTAAgaattttctctttattctgttcctaaaagaagtgatttttttttttcactgttaagtAGATGATCAGTGCCATGAATATTAGCACCTGGACAAACAGCACCAACAAAATTAAACATCGGTAACCACAGACTGAACAATGTTTATGAGtgcattataaatataaaataaacggAATATATACGCATTTACATGGTTGTAATCTCTTTTCATAAATTCTTCTAATTCTGTACCATACATGGATCATGTGTGTGGCTTCAAATAATACACTATTTACTGGGTGCTTTATTTCTGCAATTTTAGGACAATTGGAGATCTACTGGGAGAAGCTAAAGCTAGTGGGAATCTGGGCAACACCTTAAAGGTACTTGGGAATTTTGAAGAAGCTATTGTTTGCTGTCAAAGACATCTGGATATTTCCAGAGAACTTAATGATAAGGTAAGGATTGCTTAGGAATCTGGAAGTAAACTGCTAATGCGTATTTCTGAACCCTGTTGTATTGGTAATGAGTGTGCCACCATTCAGAGGGAAGCAAATACTGAatattcaattatttcttttagaCAGTAAGAATCTGTAGTTGTAAGATAATTGCTTGCACCTGGAAGACTGTAGATCCAGATTAATAAATATTATCCTGGTTTGTGGTTTGAGGgtttttcaaaaatttatttaattttagcgATAATTGGCCTCAAAAATTATGATGTATCTTGCACCTCAAAAGGAAGCGGTATGCAAAACAATTTGATTGAGGGATGTGACTGGGTGGGTGATAAAAACATGTTCAGAATGGGCAGAGCATGTGTTGACAAGTAGttaacaaattttttttcccatctgtgtgTTGTACTGATAGTTGTTGTGACATGACTTTGAAGTATAAAATTTTaatgccttattttatttttggtttaggtTGGAGAAGCAAGAGCACTGTATAATCTGGGAAATGTATATCACTCTAAAGGGAAAAATGTAGCTAGTGCTGGGACTCATGATCCAGGGGAACTTCCAGATGATGTgaaaaatgctttacaaaaagCTGCAAATTATTATGAGTAAGTAGTAGCTTTAAATGTCGGGGATCGAGAGGATATCATCATCTAGTTCATTAGAATATTGGGAGATTTGTGGTGTCATGAACAACCTGTGGCACACTTCTATTCAGAACAGTGGTACCTAtgagttttttccccttttaaacaGGAGAGTGCACTATTTTTTTGTTATGCCCTCATTTTTAGTGTACCTCTTATTACCTGATAAGTCCTTCCCTTATGGTAGAATCCAGTTAGTACTCTTCAAACCAGACTGAGACAACACCAGACCTCGGTATACCTATATATAACGTAGCTCTCTAACTAGAAGTGCGCACACAAGCTTGAGTAAGAATGCAGTTAAGTTCGGTATCTCACAAGAAACGTTTCCTACTCAGTGGAAGATTCATGGTTGCATAAAGGCCATTAAAATAGGCCAAAGTAGAATACCACTACCTTTTCCtttatataaagattttttttaaatcataatttaaatGACTGTGAGGAAAAAACCTCTTAAAAGTCACTATTCTTCCTCTTTTCATTTCCCCCAAACCAGGGAAAACCTGACAATAGTAACAGAGCTGGGTGATAGAGCAGCACAAGGACGTGCCTTTGGAAACCTGGGAAACACACACTATCTTCTGGGCAACTTCAGGAGTGCAGTTTTAGCCCATGAACAGGTACAAGAATGTGCTAGTAAGGAATTCTGTTCTAGCAAGATATCACCAGTTGCTCCTCATCTTAAGTATGTGTATTGTGTTGGATCGTGTTGCAAGgtttttaatgcaagttttaaACCTTAATGTCAGAGCTTCAAATCTAGCTGTTCAAGCATTGTTAGCCTAAAGAACAGATATAGATGCACAGTCCAAAAACTATGAGCATGCATTTCTGTGTGCAAATGTATGTTACAAAGTACAAAATCAAGTAAATAACactattatttcacatttttaagcGTCTCCTAATTGCAAAAGAATTTGGTGATAGATCAGCGGAAAGAAGAGCATACAGCAATCTTGGAAATGCCTACATATTCCTGGGTGAATTTGAAACTGCTTCTGAGTACTACAAGTTAGTTGAATGCTTATATATTTATACCTCTTGTATCGTTTATTTCTGTTGTGCCTGGTACTTCAGCTCACTGTAGAATAGCCATCTCCTCAACATCTACTTAGAAGCATATACTTAGCTGCATTTGtttaggaaaaataacattttttccctaGTTGCTtaactgttctgttttttttttttaagggagtggcagcattaatattttttaaacttgttattttaaatagattCTTGTTTGCACGGTAGACATCTTTCTGCTGATAGGCATTTATTCCCCTTTATTCTAGAACCAAGCATTGCTGGCTTAGCTCTTAGCAAGTTCTGGCATGATCTGAGTACAGATCACCAGAGATACACCTGAGATGGGTATCTGTCTCAGGTATACTCACTAGCTGAGATGGGTGGTGCATGTCAACATGAATTTACATATTTAGTCTGTATTTTCAATCAAGacatttttcttgtctctgcACCACTAAGCAGCTGCTGCTATAGCTTGGCCAGCAAGTtataagtgtggccagcaggtcgagggaggtaattctgcccctctgctctgctcttgtgagaccccacctaagtactggctccagctctggggcccccagcttaagaaggacgtggacctgttggagcatgtccaggggagggccacaaagatgatcagacagctggagcagctctcctgtgaagacaggctgagagagttggggttgttcagcctggagaaggctctggggagactttatagcagctttccagtacctaaacggggcctacaggaaggatggggagggactctttatgagggcaggacaaagggtaatggttttaaactaaaagagggaagatttagattagatacaagaaagaaattttttacaatgaggatggtgagacacgaGCACACGTTGCCCCAGAGAGGCGGTaggagccccatccctggagacattcaaggtcaggttggatggggctctgagcaacctgatctggttgaagatgtccctgctcattgtatgggggttggactaggtgacctttaaaggtcccttccaacacaaaccattctgtaattctatgaaaAGATAAGCTCGGCAAAGACACAGTATAGGCGTTAGCATCGTAGTGTGGATTTCAGGGCTTACCTgttctttttgaaaaaagaaaaaaaccctgaatacTGCTCAGATTCTTCTCAGCACTCAAATTCATCTtacccagcagggctgggctcacTTAGTGGTTATAGGTCTGTCTTGCTCTTGTTGATGGAGAATATACAGTATTTACTGTACTGCTGGTACTAAACTGTTCCAGGTGCATACTGTCGGGAAAACCACTGTAAATTATTGATGaagcaataaattaaaaacagcTGTTTGATGGATCGGTCTGCTTTCTAAGAAAGTAAATGGAAATAGATTGCAGTGGAAGGAAAAGACACTTAAAATCTTCTGAAAGCTTGCAAAATAGTAATTTACTAGTAGCTAATTTGCCAGCCTGGTGTCctaatttgtttaatttgtatAATTGATTTTTAGTTGCgcaaatatacttttaaaaacttttccttgcCGTGATTTTTGAGGCGACTAACCCTTTCTTCCAGGAGGACGTTACAGCTGGCTCGACAGCTTAAAGACAGAGCTGTGGAAGCACAGGCCTGCTACAGCCTCGGGAACACGTACACTTTGCTTCAAGACTATGAAAAAGCAATTGATTATCACTTGAAACACCTTGTGATTGCTCAGGAATTAAATGATAAGTAAGCCCTAAGACATTGTTTACTCTATGAATGACACTTAAACAAAATCCTGTTACCTCTAACCCTGCTGCCGTTGTACGTGACAGCTGAATTAATGTAAATCCCCTACAATGCTGGGCTCATGAAGGTACTCATAATTACACATGAAGGTACTACAGCTAATGAGTCTGAGATGAAAGATGAATGACTGTCTCTACATGCTCTTCTGTCAGCATCTCCTTTgtaaattaaggaaaagaaaagcaaatctctCTGTCATGACTTCATTGTAATAATTTTGCATACCTTCACAAGAATACGTCTCCTAATTTCCACAAATTAAAGACTATGGGAAGGGGTTGGAAATGGGGAATAATACAGTAGAAAGTAATGCTTATTTTATAATCATGATTTCTAAGGCCCTTTTTATAATGTTGGGTACAACTAATATTTTTTACAACTTTTAAATGCACTTCTAACTGAATAAGCAGAATATATGAAGAATAGAAAGGCACGCAATCTGAGGAAAAGCAAAGTAGGTTATAAAATGTTCTGTGCTTGCAAAACTGAGTGCCTTGTGTTTGCTCTGAGCTTAAAAAGTAAAAACTTGGTTAGATTTGCTCATATTTATGGTTATACCCAGATCACATTCCTTTAAATACAATACTTCAGGTGTTGGTGTTGGAATGGTTTCTGATGATAGCCTTCGTTTTTCTTGGCACAGCAATCTCATTGTAGCAATATTACGAAAACCTGACCCCTAGTGTTCAGCAAGACAAGGTATAATTGAAAACgtgtttattttttgcagaatTGGTGAAGGAAGAGCATGCTGGAGTTTAGGGAACGCATACACTGCACTGGGAAATCATGACCAAGCTATGCATTTTGCAGAAAGACACTTGGAGATTTCAAGAGAGGTATGATTTTCACACTCTGCTGTTGGTTTTTGCTCTCACGGGGATTTTCTGGAGGTGTCCATGTGTGTGCTTTTGAATAATGGATTTTGAATGATTTCTGAGATCATTGATTCCAAATCATTTCAGTCATGTCTCACTGCAGCTCCTTAGTTCTCATGCCACCTCCGATAATGTCATTGTGGAATTCAAGGTAATAGCCTAGCAGAGGTTATTTTAGGTTTTGTTATGTATATTTTAGTTTTTACATATTTCACTAAAAAGATGATTCTCTGAGTTTTCAACCAGGAAaactttttcagcctttttcccTCAGAAATCTATGGGAGAAGGTTTGCTTTATGTTTACATATGTGTGTACTTTGTTACAGTAATAGAActgcttattttatttgcttgcagGTAGGGGACAGAAGTGGGGAACTCACTGCTAGACTTAATCTCTCAGATCTTCAAATGGTTCTTGGATTAAGCTACAGCACAAACAACTCCATGATGTCAGAAAGCCATGTGGCAGATAACAGTCTGAATGGTATGTGCCTGTTTCTGCAATACTTTCTATCTGTGAACTTCAAAAAGAATCTGttgtttgcattgttttctgCCTGCTGATGGTTGAGTACGCaggtttgccttttttccccccaccagcagaaaagggtggtttttgcAGTATTGGACCCCTTCAGCTCCTTCTTTTCTGGAGGATTTACAATGTGAATCACAGATTACTGCTTAGTTTCTTTGTGTGATGTTTCTGATGGTGTCTGtcctcccccattttttttttctttttaatgtgggAGATGTATCTACTTGCGGCCAAATTacgtctttcctttttttcttcctaccgTCTTAGTCACACTGGGGGTTACAGTAGAAGCCAGT containing:
- the GPSM2 gene encoding G-protein-signaling modulator 2 isoform X3 yields the protein MEESNVLISMREDRSFHVRYRMEASCLELALEGERLCKAGDCRAGVSFFEAAVQVGTEDLKTLSAIYSQLGNAYFYLHEYAKALEYHHHDLTLARTIGDLLGEAKASGNLGNTLKVLGNFEEAIVCCQRHLDISRELNDKVGEARALYNLGNVYHSKGKNVASAGTHDPGELPDDVKNALQKAANYYEENLTIVTELGDRAAQGRAFGNLGNTHYLLGNFRSAVLAHEQRLLIAKEFGDRSAERRAYSNLGNAYIFLGEFETASEYYKRTLQLARQLKDRAVEAQACYSLGNTYTLLQDYEKAIDYHLKHLVIAQELNDKIGEGRACWSLGNAYTALGNHDQAMHFAERHLEISREVGDRSGELTARLNLSDLQMVLGLSYSTNNSMMSESHVADNSLNGTRPRAGRRHSMENMELMKLTPEKKNSRETMADEGFFDLLSRFQSNRMDDQRCYFQEKNRFSAASVATSSTPPKTMRKSFSTSVVSPHTDEFLDLLASSQSRRLDDQRASFSNLPGLRLNQHSGQSVLGHLMASNNRELDDDFFDILIKCQGSRLDDQRCAPPSSAKGPTVPDEDFFSLILRSQAKRMDEQRVHLPSSIKGPNSS
- the GPSM2 gene encoding G-protein-signaling modulator 2 isoform X1, which produces MEESNVLISMREDRSFHVRYRMEASCLELALEGERLCKAGDCRAGVSFFEAAVQVGTEDLKTLSAIYSQLGNAYFYLHEYAKALEYHHHDLTLARTIGDLLGEAKASGNLGNTLKVLGNFEEAIVCCQRHLDISRELNDKVGEARALYNLGNVYHSKGKNVASAGTHDPGELPDDVKNALQKAANYYEENLTIVTELGDRAAQGRAFGNLGNTHYLLGNFRSAVLAHEQRLLIAKEFGDRSAERRAYSNLGNAYIFLGEFETASEYYKRTLQLARQLKDRAVEAQACYSLGNTYTLLQDYEKAIDYHLKHLVIAQELNDKIGEGRACWSLGNAYTALGNHDQAMHFAERHLEISREVGDRSGELTARLNLSDLQMVLGLSYSTNNSMMSESHVADNSLNGTRPRAGRRHSMENMELMKLTPEKVQNWNSEILAKQKPLVAKPSAKLHFVNRLKGKKYKNGTTSKVLQDASNSIDHRLPNSQRKNSRETMADEGFFDLLSRFQSNRMDDQRCYFQEKNRFSAASVATSSTPPKTMRKSFSTSVVSPHTDEFLDLLASSQSRRLDDQRASFSNLPGLRLNQHSGQSVLGHLMASNNRELDDDFFDILIKCQGSRLDDQRCAPPSSAKGPTVPDEDFFSLILRSQAKRMDEQRVHLPSSIKGPNSS
- the GPSM2 gene encoding G-protein-signaling modulator 2 isoform X2, encoding MEASCLELALEGERLCKAGDCRAGVSFFEAAVQVGTEDLKTLSAIYSQLGNAYFYLHEYAKALEYHHHDLTLARTIGDLLGEAKASGNLGNTLKVLGNFEEAIVCCQRHLDISRELNDKVGEARALYNLGNVYHSKGKNVASAGTHDPGELPDDVKNALQKAANYYEENLTIVTELGDRAAQGRAFGNLGNTHYLLGNFRSAVLAHEQRLLIAKEFGDRSAERRAYSNLGNAYIFLGEFETASEYYKRTLQLARQLKDRAVEAQACYSLGNTYTLLQDYEKAIDYHLKHLVIAQELNDKIGEGRACWSLGNAYTALGNHDQAMHFAERHLEISREVGDRSGELTARLNLSDLQMVLGLSYSTNNSMMSESHVADNSLNGTRPRAGRRHSMENMELMKLTPEKVQNWNSEILAKQKPLVAKPSAKLHFVNRLKGKKYKNGTTSKVLQDASNSIDHRLPNSQRKNSRETMADEGFFDLLSRFQSNRMDDQRCYFQEKNRFSAASVATSSTPPKTMRKSFSTSVVSPHTDEFLDLLASSQSRRLDDQRASFSNLPGLRLNQHSGQSVLGHLMASNNRELDDDFFDILIKCQGSRLDDQRCAPPSSAKGPTVPDEDFFSLILRSQAKRMDEQRVHLPSSIKGPNSS